In Daucus carota subsp. sativus chromosome 4, DH1 v3.0, whole genome shotgun sequence, one DNA window encodes the following:
- the LOC108216480 gene encoding L-type lectin-domain containing receptor kinase VIII.1 — protein sequence MHLTSLSGDILACIFLHLFLFLCFSGNVAPDKPTEFDFGTVTLTSLKLLGDAHWTNGSVRLTRDLGVPNSGAGKVLYCKPIRFRSQETHIPASFTTYFTFSVSNLNPDSIGGGLAFVISPDDDTVGDAGGYIGIMAGAGSPKSVIAVEFDTLMDVEFKDINGNHVGLDLNSIISSQVGDLDSIEVDLKSGDLVNSWIDYSASTQLLNVSVSYSNVKPKEPILSYSIDLDQYVNDFMFVGFTGSTQGSTEIHSIGWWSFSSSFDPNVKNGSLSASVTAPPPPTATLMNPTANSIQPGPSLAPTESSNSNVAHDSDKSNKKCHNRLCKESAGALVGVFTAGAFVLALFALVLIWGYSKKFKRVKKSESLASYYIKMPKAFSYKQLKLATKCFDSTRIIGHGAFGDVYKGIFAESGDVVAVKRCNHSGQGNEEFFSELSMFGTLRHRNLVRLQGWCHEKGEILLVYDYMANGSLDKALYESKATLQWAHRRKILLGVASALAYLHQECENQVIHRDVKTSNIMLDEAFNAKLGDFGLARQTEHDKSPDATVAAGTMGYLAPEYLLTGRANEKTDVFSFGAVVLEVATGRRPIERPLTGMGKAGTSSNLVEWVWGLHRESRLLAAADPRLCGEFEESEMRKVLLVGLACSHPDPMARPTMRGVVQMLVGESQVPTVPRSRPSMSFSTSHLLLNLQDSVSDLNEMITVCTSSSSECSYNHGSTSGVVNLV from the exons ATGCATCTGACGTCACTTTCCGGCGACATTCTCGCCTGTATTTTCCTTCATTTGTTTCTATTCCTCTGTTTTTCCGGCAATGTTGCACCAGATAAACCTACTGAGTTTGACTTTGGAACTGTCACTCTCACTAGCTTGAAGCTTCTGGGTGATGCTCATTGGACCAACGGGAGCGTGAGGCTCACTCGCGATCTCGGCGTCCCAAATTCCGGCGCCGGGAAAGTCCTGTACTGTAAACCTATTCGATTCCGGTCACAAGAAACTCACATTCCGGCGAGCTTCACTACCTATTTCACATTCTCGGTGTCTAACCTTAACCCAGATTCCATTGGTGGTGGGCTCGCGTTCGTTATCTCGCCGGACGATGACACTGTCGGAGACGCCGGAGGATATATCGGAATAATGGCCGGCGCCGGAAGTCCAAAATCAGTGATAGCAGTCGAATTCGATACGCTAATGGACGTAGAATTCAAAGATATTAACGGAAATCACGTGGGTTTGGATCTAAATTCAATAATTTCATCTCAAGTAGGTGATttagactcgattgaagttgatcTCAAGAGTGGAGACCTGGTTAACTCGTGGATCGACTACTCCGCGTCAACTCAGTTGCTCAACGTATCCGTTTCGTACTCAAATGTCAAGCCCAAAGAGCCCATTTTGTCTTATAGTATTGATCTTGATCAATATGTAAATGATTTTATGTTTGTGGGCTTCACCGGGTCAACTCAGGGGAGTACTGAAATTCACAGCATTGGATGGTGGAGCTTTAGCTCATCTTTTGACCCGAATGTGAAAAACGGGTCGTTATCTGCCTCGGTGACTGCGCCGCCTCCTCCAACGGCTACTTTGATGAATCCAACGGCTAATTCAATCCAACCCGGGCCGTCATTAGCACCCACTGAGTCTAGTAATAGTAATGTGGCACATGATTCAGACAAGAGTAACAAAAAGTGTCATAACAGGTTGTGTAAGGAAAGTGCTGGGGCTTTAGTTGGGGTTTTTACTGCTGGGGCATTTGTGTTGGCTTTGTTTGCTCTTGTTTTGATTTGGGGCTATTCGAAAAAATTCAAGCGTGTAAAAAAATCCGAGTCTTTGGCGTCGTATTATATCAAAATGCCTAAAGCGTTTAGCTATAAGCAGCTTAAGCTGGCGACTAAATGTTTTGATTCTACGCGAATTATTGGGCATGGTGCTTTTGGAGATGTTTATAAGGGCATTTTTGCGGAGTCTGGAGACGTTGTGGCGGTGAAGAGGTGTAATCATAGCGGTCAAGGAAATGAGGAGTTCTTTTCGGAATTGTCCATGTTTGGAACACTTAGGCATAGGAATCTTGTTAGGCTTCAAGGTTGGTGCCACGAGAAAGGTGAGATTTTGTTAGTTTATGATTATATGGCTAATGGGAGTCTTGACAAGGCATTGTATGAATCCAAAGCTACATTGCAATGGGCTCACAGGCGAAAGATATTGCTAGGAGTTGCGTCTGCATTAGCGTATTTGCATCAAGAATGTGAAAATCAGGTGATTCATAGGGATGTGAAGACTAGTAATATAATGCTGGATGAAGCGTTCAATGCTAAGTTAGGTGATTTTGGTTTAGCGAGGCAAACTGAGCATGATAAGTCTCCGGATGCTACTGTGGCTGCAGGAACAATGGGGTACTTAGCTCCCGAATACTTGCTAACAGGAAGAGCAAATGAGAAAACCGATGTGTTCAGTTTTGGGGCCGTGGTGCTTGAGGTTGCTACCGGGAGGAGACCTATCG aacgaccccttactGGAATGGGTAAAGCCGGAACCAGCAGCAACTTAGTGGAATGGGTTTGGGGATTACATCGAGAGAGTAGGCTACTAGCTGCAGCTGATCCAAGGCTTTGCGGAGAGTTTGAAGAGAGTGAAATGAGGAAGGTTTTGTTGGTTGGATTGGCTTGTTCTCACCCTGATCCAATGGCTAGACCAACAATGAGGGGTGTGGTACAAATGCTGGTGGGGGAATCACAAGTCCCGACTGTGCCGAGATCTAGGCCTTCAATGAGTTTCAGCACTTCTCATTTGCTGCTGAATTTGCAAGACAGTGTGTCTGATTTGAATGAAATGATCACAGTGTGCACCTCTTCCTCGTCCGAATGCAGCTATAATCATGGTTCTACTAGTGGTGTTGTAAACCTGGTCTGA